A single genomic interval of Brevundimonas diminuta harbors:
- the dxr gene encoding 1-deoxy-D-xylulose-5-phosphate reductoisomerase — protein MIRRRITVLGATGSVGASTLDLMAQAEATGTGAFEVEALTGGANIAKLAEQARRWRPKLAVTADPARLEELRDALSGTDVAVAAGDAAIVEAATRPVDWIMASIVGAAGLKSAWAAAGTGATLALANKESLVCCGPALIERVKRAGGRLIPVDSEHSAIFQVFPAEAPERVAKLILTASGGPFRQTSREQMVGITPEQAVAHPNWSMGAKISVDSATMANKGLEMIEAAYLFDMPQDRIDVVVHPESIIHSLVEYVDGSTLAQMGPPDMRTPIACALAWPDRIAWPAPKLDLAELGRLTFEAPDLTRFPALDLARQALKAGGATPAVFNAANEVAAFAFLDRKLAFLNIAAVVAETLERATKAGMAFGSGDACGAALSVDAETRRMAETVIAGLANAA, from the coding sequence GTGATCCGGCGTCGCATCACTGTGCTTGGCGCGACCGGATCGGTCGGCGCCTCCACACTGGACCTGATGGCTCAAGCCGAGGCGACGGGCACGGGCGCGTTCGAGGTCGAGGCCCTGACGGGCGGCGCCAATATCGCTAAACTGGCCGAGCAAGCCAGGCGCTGGCGGCCCAAGCTGGCCGTGACCGCCGATCCGGCTCGGTTGGAAGAGCTCCGCGACGCCTTGTCCGGCACGGATGTCGCTGTCGCCGCCGGCGACGCGGCCATCGTCGAGGCGGCGACGCGACCTGTCGATTGGATCATGGCGTCCATCGTCGGAGCGGCGGGTCTGAAGTCCGCCTGGGCGGCGGCGGGAACGGGCGCGACCCTGGCCTTGGCCAATAAGGAAAGCCTGGTCTGCTGCGGCCCAGCGTTGATCGAACGGGTCAAGCGGGCAGGGGGGCGCTTGATCCCCGTCGATTCCGAACACTCCGCCATCTTCCAGGTGTTTCCGGCCGAAGCGCCTGAGCGCGTGGCCAAGCTGATCCTGACGGCATCGGGCGGACCGTTCCGCCAGACTTCGCGCGAGCAGATGGTCGGCATCACGCCCGAACAGGCCGTCGCCCACCCCAACTGGAGCATGGGGGCCAAGATTTCGGTCGATAGCGCCACCATGGCCAACAAGGGCCTAGAGATGATTGAGGCGGCCTATCTGTTCGATATGCCGCAGGATCGGATCGACGTCGTGGTGCACCCCGAATCGATCATCCACAGCCTTGTGGAATATGTGGACGGTTCGACCCTGGCTCAGATGGGACCGCCGGATATGCGCACGCCGATCGCCTGCGCGCTGGCCTGGCCGGACCGGATCGCGTGGCCGGCGCCCAAGCTGGATCTGGCTGAGCTAGGTCGGCTGACGTTCGAAGCGCCCGATCTGACGCGCTTTCCCGCCCTCGATCTGGCGCGTCAGGCCCTGAAGGCGGGGGGCGCGACGCCGGCTGTGTTCAACGCCGCCAACGAGGTCGCCGCCTTCGCCTTCCTTGACCGCAAGCTGGCGTTTCTCAATATTGCCGCAGTCGTCGCCGAAACCCTTGAGCGTGCGACGAAAGCGGGGATGGCTTTCGGTTCTGGAGATGCCTGCGGCGCGGCCCTCTCGGTCGACGCCGAGACGCGTCGAATGGCCGAGACCGTCATCGCCGGCCTTGCGAATGCGGCCTGA